The following proteins are co-located in the Vidua chalybeata isolate OUT-0048 unplaced genomic scaffold, bVidCha1 merged haplotype W_reject_6, whole genome shotgun sequence genome:
- the MEPCE gene encoding 7SK snRNA methylphosphate capping enzyme — protein MRGGGAAQRAGAGRAAMAAAPEAFLVPPPPPPPPAAAAPPPGPPDPPEPPRPRNGLRAAGGGGGKRRSSCGAKQPAWKRRRRAASECGPVLPSEFLLGGNIFDPLNLNSLLDEEVSRALNARTPQSSPLPQRGRDPVEILVPRDITDPLSLNAPGEGLRLASPAKSARRRHRHRGQQRANAAAAAGGPAEEPARPAEPSAASTAPPCPAALPAAGRHRKRRRTCSKSEGPRPPPPPAAAAAAEKPKPPGKAAQRPRHQVRKFQYGNYCKYYGYRNPDVEDARLRALRPEWFAGKEVLDVGCNVGHLTLSIAKRWAPARMVGLDIDGRLIRSARQNIRHYLSEGLGADGEAAGGARKGFPAALLASRGPIAAPQLPPDGPGAADFPHNVVFVTGNYVPEREEAVGAQRPEFDVVLLLSLTKWVQLNWGDEGLKRLFRRAFRHLRPGGLLLLEPQPWESYRKRKGLTETTYRNYQRIRLRPEQFPAYLTSPEVGFERCELLGTPQHSAKGFQRPIYLFHKGRGDAP, from the exons AtgcgcgggggcggcgcggcgcaGCGCGCaggcgcgggccgggccgccATGGCGGCGGCGCCTGAGGCCTTCCtggtgccgccgccgccgccgcctcctcccgccgccgccgcgcccccccCGGGACCGCCGGACCCGCCCgagcccccgcggccccgcaATGGCCTCCGcgccgcgggcggcggcggcgggaagCGGCGCAGCAGCTGCGGGGCGAAGCAGCCGGCGTGGAAGCGGCGGCGCCGCGCGGCCTCGGAGTGCGGCCCGGTGCTGCCGTCCGAGTTCCTGCTCGGCGGGAACATCTTCGACCCGCTCAACCTCAACAGCCTGCTGGACGAGGAGGTGAGCCGGGCGCTGAACGCGCGCACCCCGCAGTCCTCGCCGCTGCCGCAGCGCGGCCGCGACCCGGTGGAGATCCTGGTGCCGCGGGACATCACGGACCCGCTGAGCCTGAACGCGCCGGGCGAGGGGCTGCGCCTGGCCTCGCCGGCCAAGAGCGCCCGCCGCCGGCATCGCCACCGCGGCCAGCAGCGGGCCaacgccgccgccgccgccggcgggCCCGCCGAGgagcccgcccgccccgccgaACCCTCCGCCGCCTCCACcgccccgccgtgccccgccGCCCTGCCCGCCGCCGGCCGGCACCGCAAGCGCCGACGGACTTGCAGCAAATCCGAGGGGCctcgcccgccgccgccccccgccgccgccgccgccgccgagaAGCCGAAGCCCCCCGGGAAGGCGGCGCAGCGGCCGCGGCACCAGGTGCGCAAGTTCCAGTACGGGAATTACTGCAAATACTACGGGTACCGCAACCCCGACGTGGAGGACGCGCGGCTGCGGGCGCTGCGGCCCGAGTGGTTCGCGGGCAAGGAGGTGCTGGACGTGGGGTGCAACGTGGGGCACCTCACGCTGAGCATCGCCAAGCGCTGGGCGCCCGCCAGGATGGTGGGGCTGGACATTGACGGGCGGCTGATCCGCTCGGCCCGGCAGAACATCCGCCACTACCTGTccgaggggctgggggcggACGGCGAGGCCGCGGGGGGGGCCAGGAAGGGCTTCCCCGCCGCGCTCCTGGCCAGCCGGGGCCCCATCGCCGCCCCGCAGCTCCCGCCCGACGGGCCCGGCGCCGCCGACTTCCCGCACAACGTCGTGTTCGTCACG GGGAACTACGTCCCGGAGCGGGAGGAGGCGGTGGGGGCGCAGCGCCCCGAGTTCGacgtggtgctgctgctgtcgCTCACCAAGTGGGTGCAGCTGAACTGGGGCGACGAGGGGCTCAAGCGGCTCTTCCGGAGGGCGTTCCGGCACCTGCGGCCCGGCGGGCTCCTGCTGCTCGAGCCGCAGCCCTGGGAGTCCTACCGCAAGCGCAAGGGGCTGACG GAGACGACGTACAGGAACTACCAGCGGATCCGGCTGCGGCCCGAGCAGTTCCCGGCGTACCTGACCTCGCCTGAGGTGGGCTTCGAGCGCTGCGAGCTCCTGGGCACCCCCCAGCACAGCGCCAAAG gcttCCAGCGGCCgatttatctcttccacaagGGACGAGGTGACGCTCCCTGA
- the PPP1R35 gene encoding protein phosphatase 1 regulatory subunit 35, translating into MRPRALPPPPPPPPGGILRRGERGGGNRQVRFAPDPAIQEEEEEGDEDGGGVPIAPLATPTLHSSRGGPGAAPPEPFDAPRAAAALLGSSFAARSALGGAAAAAMNVPPAQRLFRGLVSLAVPRPPAPRRGVPAPSAPPPQVPGPQLGVLAGGAARGGGWPWLPPPAPPEPPRALPRPPGAAFAMYRKLQQWGGC; encoded by the exons ATGAGGCCGcgcgcgctcccgccgccgccgccgccgccgcccgggggGATCCTGAGGCGGGGGGAGCGCGGGGGGGGCAACCggcag gTGCGTTTCGCGCCCGACCCCGCGAtccaggaggaggaagaggagggtgatGAAGACGGAGGGGGGGTCCCCATCGCCCCCCTGGCGACCCCCACCCTGCACAGCAGCCGGGGCGGTCCCGGTGCGGCCCCCCCCGAGCCGTTCGACGCGCcccgggcggcggccgcgctccTGGGCAGCTCGTTCGCCGCCCGCTCGGCGCtgggcggggcggcggccgccg CCATGAACGTGCCGCCAGCCCAGCGCCTCTTCCGCGGCCTCGTCAGCCTGGCCGTGCCCCGCCCGCCGGCGCCGCGCAGGGGGGTCCCGGCCCCCTCCGCTCCCCCCCCGCAG GTGCCCGGGCCgcagctgggggtgctggcggggggcgctgcccggggcggggggtggccctggctgcccccccccgcgccccccgagccccctcgGGCCCTCCCGCGCCCCCCCGGAGCCGCCTTCGCCATGTACCgcaagctgcagcagtggggggGGTGCTGA
- the TSC22D4 gene encoding TSC22 domain family protein 4: MPGCPPDPPNASGHPAPSPHTDAGDPPPARLSASSRPPRPSLPVALAGVPGLGGGGGNPAPHPPPHRRQHGRARAGGSRGALAHGGGGLAACGGGAAGGHRAREGHRAHPHPSPPPSPAAPASRSRRSIGADAASGTRRGRAGAPWRRGGPAGRRAVTWAEGAPREAWPGAGRARARPGNALKRNITSGSHFRVLPPPPPPPVTAPGRPRHVPPPPPAAAAPMSRKKSGFAITSVRGGSGTAPGDASGAATGSSSSSSGSPSGSRFRLVRLLSPGEVLRRGRWLCRDFYERDASPRGGGGGGRVPVSLDAPRAGPAPHQPRSLGAFAELVQQALPPKPPSPRPGGGAELSARLGLAGEESEDEGAGSGVTAIDNKIERAMDLVKSHLLLAVREEVEALREQIRELSERRAALERENRLLRALATPQQLARLPPPAPPPGPP, translated from the exons ATGCCGGGGTGCCCCCCGGACCCACCGAACGCCTCTGGGCACCCGGCCCCCTCCCCTCACACCGACGCTGGGGATCCCCCCCCAGCCC GGCTCTCGGCCTCCTCCCGCCCTCCCCGCCCCTCGTTACCTGTCGCTCTCGCGGGGGTCCCAggcttggggggggggggggggaatcctGCGccgcacccccccccccaccgccGCCAGCacggccgggcccgggccgggggctCACGGGGGGCGTTGGCCCATGGCGGGGGGGGTCTAGCGGCCTGCGGGGGAGGGGCAGCGGGTGGTCACCGGGCGCGGGAGGGGCACCGGGcccacccccatccctcccctcctccctcaccGGCCGCTCCCGCCTCCCGCTCGCGCCGCTCCATTGGCGCTGACGCAGCGTCCGGGAcgcgccgcggccgcgccggcgccccctggcggcgcGGAGGACCCGCGGGGCGCCGGGCGGTCACGTGGGCGGAGGGCGCGCCCCGGGAGGCGTGGCCTGGGGCGGGGCGCGCTCGCGCGCGGCCCGGCAACGCCTTAAAGCGCAACATCACTTCCGGTTCCCACTTCCGGgtcctgccgccgccgccgccgccgccggtaACGGCTCCGGGCCGGCCCCGCCatgttcctcctcctcctcccgccgccgccgcccccaTGAGCCGCAAGAAAAGCGGCTTCGCCATCACCAGCGTCCGCGGCGGCAGCGGGACCGCGCCCGGCGATGCCTCCGGCGCCGCCACCGGTTCTTCGTCTTCCTCCTCCGGCAGCCCCAGCGGCTCCCGGTTCCGCCTCGTTCGCTTGCTGTCGCCGGGGGAGGTgctgcggcggggccggtgGCTGTGCCGCGATTTCTACGAGCGGGACGCGTCGCcgcgggggggcggcggcggcgggagggtCCCGGTGTCGCTGGACGCcccccgggccggccccgccccccacCAGCCCCGGTCCCTCGGGGCCTTCGCGGAGCTCGTGCAGCAG GCGCTGCCCCCCAAGCCCCCCTCGCCACGCCCAGGGGGCGGGGCCGAGCTCAGCGCGCGCCTGGGATTGGCTGGCGAGGAGAGCGAAGACGAGGG cgccgggagcggcgTCACCGCCATCGACAACAAGATCGAGAGGGCCATG GACCTGGTGAAGTCGCACCTGCTGCTGGCGGTGCGGGAGGAGGTGGAGGCGCTGCGGGAGCAGATCCGCGAGCTGAGCGAGCGCCGCGCGGCGCTGGAGAGGGAGAACCGCCTGCTCCGGGCGCTCGCCACGCCGCAGCAGCTGGCCCGCCtgccgccccccgcgccgcccccggggccgcccTGA
- the LOC128783289 gene encoding neuronal tyrosine-phosphorylated phosphoinositide-3-kinase adapter 1-like, producing MSAPPRSELAAAAAALLRLGEERPPAAAMSLLQRKGRPEWRPREEEPRKGVPKAREGGSLRRPLRVGFLTLPAPQERGPRPCAPGMAPRSLSCHAVGLPDPGVPLRPPGPRTGAPEGRGLEAPPAKRGGTPRGGCVRQTPPLKPSRSPQTRLSSGAPPPPLAEQGEVEEPVYIEMVGDARGVPGGEPRRGGPGGAPPTPAEEPEAIYEEMSCPLPAGEGPGHAPFPGHAPFHGHAAHAPFGGPVLHSGHAPYTGHAPFSGHAPHAGRAPFIGHAPFSGPAPIPPPFPNLLPPRPPPLAPPPEGASRLPLPSRREGPPPARARSHSTPLPPHHAPGGAGRERGGAGLGPLPLPPSAEAPPPGKRPPAYESLRGGVASGGTALAREEEPPLRRGGGASARRGKDTEKAPEPPREERGGAGAAPPPSGIPVRAEGPRGRPGPPLPCQTFPACGRPSELPGGPRLGRSASTSGVRQAGAPPFPRGPPSSRPLSGGVPGGGFPAAPRPRDGQLQEVIDRKRCVCTEIKARGGRGGGLCKQDSLPPLPAPPAWKGGAAPEGRPPPPPPPGTPPARRPHAVLWDTAI from the exons ATGAGCGCCCCCCCGCGGTCGGagctcgccgccgccgccgccgccctgcTGCGCCTGGGCGAGGAGCGCCCCCCCGCGGCCGCCATGAGCCTGCTGCAGCGCAAGGGCCGCCCCGAGTGGCGCCCCCGCGAGGAGGAGCCGCGCAAGGg ggtCCCCAAGGCGCGGGAGGGGGGGTCCCTGCGGCGCCCGCTGCGAGTGGGGTTCCTGACCCTGCCGGCGCCGCAGGAGCGCGGCCCCCGGCCCTGCGCCCCCGGCATGGCCCCCCGCTCCCTGTCCTGCCACGCCGTGGGGCTCCCCGACCCGGGGGTGCCCCTGCGCCCCCCCGGGCCCCGCACCGGGGCACCCGAGGGCCGGGGCTTGGAGGCGCCGCCCGCCAAGAGAGGAG gcaccCCGCGGGGGGGCTGCGTGCGGCAGACGCCTCCTCTGAAGCCCTCGCGCAGCCCCCAGACCCGGCTGTCCTCCGGggcgcccccgccgcccctgGCCGAGCAGGGCGAGGTGGAGGAGCCGGTGTACATCGAGATGGTGGGGGACGCccggggggtccctgggggggaGCCCCggcggggggggccggggggagcgccccccacccccgccgAGGAGCCCGAGGCCATTTACGAGGAGATGAGCTGCCCCCTGCCCGCGGGGGAGGGGCCGGGACACGCCCCTTTCCCGGGACACGCCCCCTTCCACGGACACGCCGCTCACGCCCCTTTCGGCGGCCCCGTGCTGCACTCTGGCCACGCCCCCTACACCGGACACGCCCCTTTCTCCGGGCACGCCCCTCATGCCGGCCGTGCCCCCTTCATCGGCCACGCCCCCTTCTCCGGCCCCGCCCCCATCCCGCCGCCCTTCCCCAACCTGCTGCCGCCCCGCCCACCcccgctggccccgccccccgAGGGCGCCTCGCGCCTGCCCCTCCCCTCGCGCCGCGAGggcccgccccccgcccgcgcGCGCAGCCACTCCACGCCCCTCCCCCCGCACCACGCgccgggaggggcggggcgcGAGCGCGGGGGGGCGGGGCTCGGGCCgctgcccctccccccctccGCCGAAGCCCCGCCTCCCGGGAAGCGCCCGCCCGCCTATGAGAGCCTGCGCGGGGGCGTGGCCTCGGGAGGCACCGCCCTTGCCCGCGAGGAGGAGCCGCCCCTTCGCCGGGGGGGCGGAGCCTCCGCCCGCCGCGGGAAGGACACAGAGA AGGCGCCGGAGCCCCCCCGGGaggagcggggcggggcgggggcggctccGCCCCCCTCGGGGATCCCGGTCCGGGCCGAGGGGCCCCGGGGGCGGCCCGGgccccccctgccctgccagaccTTCCCGGCCTGCGGGAGACCCTCGG AGCTGCCCGGGGGTCCCCGCCTGGGCCGCTCCGCCTCCACCTCGGGGGTGCGCCAGGCCGGGGCCCCCCCGTTCCCACGCGGCCCCCCATCATCGCGGCCCCTGTCCGGAGGGGTCCCCGGGGGGGGCttccccgccgccccccggccgCGGGACgggcagctgcaggaggtgaTCGACCGAAAGCGCTGCGTCTGCACCGAGATCAAggcgcggggggggcgggggggggggctgtgcaAGCAGGACAGCCTGCCCCCCCTGCCCGCCCCCCCCGCCTGGAAAGGGGGGGCCGCTCCCGAGgggcgccccccgcccccgccgccccccgggacccccccggccCGCCGGCCGCACGCCGTGCTCTGGGACACCGCGATCTGA